The genomic interval CTGGGCCGCATCGCCGTTCGCGACGCGCACGGTCAGATCCCGGCCGGCGCCGTTGACCACGACGCGGACGGCGGCACCCGGTGCGTACCGGAGTGCGTTCGTCAGGCTCTCCTGCACGACCCGGAACGCCGCATGCGCGACCGGCGCCGACACCCCCTCGCGCGAACCCTCGAACCGGCACGACACGTCCAGCCCGCTCCGCGCCGCCCGGGTCACGATCTCCTCGATCAGCGACAGATCCGGCCCGCCGACCTCCATCCCGCCGAGCAACTCGACCAGTCGCCGCAGATCCTCGTGCCCCTGCCGCGCCGACTCCGCGAGCCCGGCGAACACCTGTGACGTCCCGACCGGATCCCGGTCGACCAGCCGCTGCCCGGCCGCTGCCTGGATCACCATCACGCTGATCGCATGCCCGACGATGTCGTGCAGCTCCGACGCGATCCGGGCCCGCTCGTGCTGTACGGCGAGTTCCGCGAACAGCTCGCGCTCCTCCTCGAGCTCACGCCCGCGCCGGGCAAGCGCTTCGGTCGCCTCGCGGTGCAACCGCAGTACCGTCCCGGCCAGGAAGCTCGGCACGCTGAACATGATCAACGGAACCTCGATACCGTCGCCGAGGATCACCCAGAGGACGGCCAGGTACGCCGCCAGCGCGCCCGCGACCGCCCACGCGGCCCGCCCCGACCAGCCGAGCGCCGCGACCAGAGTGATCAGCGCGAGGATCGCGAAGGCGGTATCCGGGAACCAGCCGTACGCGTTGAGCACCACTGGCACGAACAGGAGCGCACCGCCCAGGACGGCGACCAGCCGGGGATGGCTCCGCCACCACAGCAGCGTGAGACCACTCCCCATCAGCGCAGCCGTGAAGACGTTCCCGGCGATGGAAGTCGGCCAGCCATGGATCGCCGTAGGCAGGGCGATGACCGCGGCGACCAGCACCACGATCCCCACCGCTTCGAGCCTGCGCGCGCCGTTCATCTCAGTCAGCCGACCACCGGCAGCTGAGCGACAGCGCCCGCCCGGCCCTTGGTGACCTTCACGTCGACCGAACCACCCAGCAGCTTGGCGC from Kribbella sp. NBC_00709 carries:
- a CDS encoding sensor histidine kinase translates to MNGARRLEAVGIVVLVAAVIALPTAIHGWPTSIAGNVFTAALMGSGLTLLWWRSHPRLVAVLGGALLFVPVVLNAYGWFPDTAFAILALITLVAALGWSGRAAWAVAGALAAYLAVLWVILGDGIEVPLIMFSVPSFLAGTVLRLHREATEALARRGRELEEERELFAELAVQHERARIASELHDIVGHAISVMVIQAAAGQRLVDRDPVGTSQVFAGLAESARQGHEDLRRLVELLGGMEVGGPDLSLIEEIVTRAARSGLDVSCRFEGSREGVSAPVAHAAFRVVQESLTNALRYAPGAAVRVVVNGAGRDLTVRVANGDAAQQRQLLSGTGRGLAGLRERVQELGGQLVAGPVAGGWLVEATMPGGGSRRARRGGLGRR